One segment of Ureibacillus thermophilus DNA contains the following:
- a CDS encoding DNA topoisomerase III translates to MGKSLVLAEKPSVARDIARVLKCNKSGNGYLEGNQYIVTWALGHLVTLADPEYYDVKYKTWRLEDLPMLPKEMKLMVIKQSAKQFNAVKTQLHRKDVSEIIIATDAGREGELVARWIIEKANVRKPIKRLWISSVTDKAIKEGFKNLKPGKLYENLYASAVARSEADWYIGLNATRALTTKYNAQLNCGRVQTPTLAIIAAREEEIQNFVPKEYYGIQAISDKVTLTWQDASGNTRSFHKDKIQTIIQKLQGQHAVVEAVEKKSKKSYAPALYDLTELQRDANKLFGFSAKETLNIMQKLYEHHKVLTYPRTDSRYLSSDIVSTIPERLKACGVGEYRTLANEILKKPIKANKSFVDDAKVSDHHAIIPTEQSPNLSKFTDKERKIYDLVVKRFFAVLLPPTEYVQLTIHAKIGDEFFVAKGKNILNPGWKKVFANDLVEEDDEEIREQILPPIEKGDLLSIQKIQMTEGMTKPPSRFTEATLLSAMENPTKYLDSNNKKLAETLKSTGGLGTVATRADIIEKLFNSFMIEKRGGKEIYLTSKGRQLLDLVPEDLKSPALTAEWEMKLEQIAKGKMRKEAFLNEMKQYTKEIVHEIKTSDKKYKHENLSTKTCPECGKWMLEVNGKKGKMLVCQDRECGYRKTISQFTNIRCPNCHKKMELHGEGEGKILVCQCGFREKWSTFQEKRKHQTSGKVDKRTLQKYLKKEETFINDALAEALKKLKLD, encoded by the coding sequence ATGGGAAAAAGCTTAGTATTAGCCGAAAAGCCGTCAGTGGCCCGTGATATTGCCCGTGTTTTAAAATGCAATAAAAGCGGCAACGGTTATTTGGAAGGAAATCAGTACATCGTCACTTGGGCTCTTGGGCATTTAGTAACCCTTGCCGACCCAGAGTATTACGATGTGAAATATAAAACATGGAGACTTGAAGATTTGCCGATGCTGCCAAAAGAAATGAAACTTATGGTCATCAAGCAATCAGCGAAGCAATTCAACGCGGTGAAAACTCAACTTCATCGAAAAGATGTTAGCGAAATTATCATTGCAACGGATGCTGGAAGAGAAGGGGAGCTTGTGGCCCGTTGGATTATCGAAAAAGCGAACGTTCGGAAACCTATTAAACGCCTATGGATTTCATCGGTGACAGATAAAGCCATTAAAGAAGGGTTTAAAAATTTAAAACCAGGAAAGCTCTATGAAAACTTATATGCCTCTGCCGTAGCTCGTTCGGAAGCGGATTGGTATATCGGATTAAACGCGACTCGGGCCCTTACAACAAAATATAATGCCCAATTAAACTGCGGACGGGTGCAAACGCCGACTCTAGCCATCATCGCTGCGCGGGAGGAAGAAATTCAAAACTTTGTTCCAAAAGAGTACTATGGTATACAGGCTATCAGCGACAAAGTGACACTCACTTGGCAAGATGCATCTGGAAATACAAGAAGCTTCCATAAAGACAAAATTCAAACGATCATCCAAAAATTACAAGGCCAACATGCAGTTGTGGAAGCAGTTGAGAAAAAGTCAAAAAAATCCTACGCACCTGCATTGTACGACTTGACGGAATTACAACGGGATGCCAATAAACTCTTTGGCTTTTCCGCAAAAGAAACGTTGAATATCATGCAAAAGCTTTATGAACATCATAAAGTATTAACTTATCCAAGAACTGATTCCAGATACCTTTCATCAGATATTGTTTCAACGATTCCAGAAAGACTTAAAGCTTGCGGAGTTGGGGAATATCGGACGCTTGCCAATGAAATTTTGAAAAAGCCGATTAAAGCCAACAAATCCTTTGTAGATGATGCGAAAGTCAGCGACCACCATGCCATCATCCCGACGGAGCAGTCGCCAAACTTATCTAAATTTACGGATAAAGAACGCAAAATCTATGATTTAGTCGTTAAGCGTTTCTTTGCGGTGCTTCTTCCACCAACGGAATATGTGCAGCTGACGATTCATGCCAAAATCGGGGATGAATTTTTTGTTGCCAAAGGGAAAAACATCCTAAATCCCGGTTGGAAAAAAGTATTTGCGAACGATTTAGTGGAAGAAGATGACGAAGAAATTCGCGAACAAATTTTGCCGCCTATTGAAAAAGGAGATCTGCTTTCAATTCAAAAAATCCAAATGACGGAAGGAATGACAAAACCGCCTTCCCGTTTTACGGAAGCGACATTGCTTTCCGCAATGGAAAATCCAACGAAATATTTGGACTCGAACAATAAAAAGCTCGCCGAAACTTTAAAATCCACAGGTGGGCTTGGAACGGTGGCTACACGCGCAGATATTATTGAGAAGTTATTCAACAGCTTCATGATTGAAAAACGGGGCGGAAAGGAAATCTACTTAACTTCCAAAGGCCGACAACTTTTAGACCTTGTGCCGGAAGATTTAAAATCTCCAGCCCTTACTGCAGAATGGGAAATGAAGCTTGAGCAAATTGCGAAGGGCAAAATGCGAAAAGAAGCCTTCCTTAACGAAATGAAGCAGTATACAAAAGAAATTGTCCATGAAATTAAAACAAGCGATAAAAAATATAAGCACGAAAACCTTTCAACGAAAACTTGTCCGGAATGTGGAAAATGGATGCTCGAAGTAAACGGAAAAAAAGGAAAAATGCTTGTTTGCCAAGATCGGGAATGCGGTTATCGCAAAACGATTTCTCAATTTACAAACATCCGCTGTCCAAATTGCCATAAAAAGATGGAATTGCACGGAGAAGGGGAAGGGAAAATTCTCGTTTGCCAATGCGGATTCCGTGAAAAATGGTCCACATTCCAAGAAAAACGAAAACATCAAACAAGCGGCAAAGTAGACAAGCGCACACTGCAAAAATATTTAAAGAAAGAAGAGACTTTCATTAATGATGCCCTTGCCGAAGCATTAAAAAAATTAAAGCTTGATTAG
- a CDS encoding YdhK family protein → MRKQLLVFTAILSLFLLIACGDTENVSVKNEKKPTELLNSEDVDVTNNQVDGDKVVGDNMDGELGHADVIHSTWGKIPEGLKEAKNPKFKVGDQVIINAAHDDDMQGSKGTIVGAYETTVYSISYESTTGEPEENKKWFVREEIDSLGEKTLDVGSKVIIEADREEGMKGAEGVIDTVEETVVYMVDYVNKEGQTVENYQWLKESELSPAK, encoded by the coding sequence TGGAGATACGGAAAATGTATCGGTTAAAAATGAAAAAAAACCAACGGAATTATTAAATAGCGAAGATGTGGATGTGACAAACAATCAAGTGGATGGGGATAAAGTCGTCGGAGATAACATGGACGGTGAATTAGGGCATGCAGATGTGATCCATTCTACGTGGGGCAAAATACCAGAAGGATTAAAAGAAGCAAAAAATCCGAAATTTAAAGTCGGCGATCAAGTCATCATCAATGCTGCCCACGATGATGATATGCAAGGTTCGAAAGGGACGATTGTCGGCGCTTATGAAACTACCGTTTATTCGATTTCTTATGAATCCACAACAGGAGAACCGGAAGAGAACAAAAAATGGTTTGTTCGGGAAGAAATTGATTCTCTTGGCGAAAAGACATTAGATGTAGGGTCAAAAGTCATTATTGAAGCTGACCGGGAAGAAGGCATGAAAGGGGCGGAAGGAGTCATTGATACCGTTGAAGAAACGGTAGTCTATATGGTAGATTATGTAAATAAAGAAGGGCAAACGGTAGAAAATTATCAATGGCTTAAAGAAAGTGAATTATCGCCTGCTAAATAA